The following nucleotide sequence is from Aspergillus luchuensis IFO 4308 DNA, chromosome 1, nearly complete sequence.
CGAAAGTTGGTGGGAATAGACACTCTCCAAACTTCCAAGGCGCTGTCGAGATCGCGAATAGCGCCCAATAACTGGGCATCTGTCTGGCGCAAAGCTTTCAAGGAGTATAATCGATGATACACCTCAGATTGAAGCATGGCAAGACGTATGACTGCGAGAAATTCTGGCGCAGTGTGGTGGATATCAGGGAGTGAGAGGTCGCACTGACTCTCATCCAGGCACGGAGGATGACCCGCGCGTAGACTAAACTCCTTATCCATGACATAACATATCCAAAATAATTCCCGGACATGCAGGCTCCTCCTGAACTGGTCGTCGTCGATGTATACTGGGGCAAGGTGACCATCTAGATGGAAGACGAAGCGTATCGCAGATGTGAGTAACATCTCGAGTATCAGGATATTCCCTGTGACTACCAAGGAGCAAAGACTCTGATTTGCATGATTTTTAGCACCTGCCTGCCTTGCTCACTTCTCACCCTAACGTTCCCTTTCATCTTCCGTAAAACAGTGCGAGGTTGTCAAACTTACTATCATCAGAACGGCCTGCAGGCCATCTATGGTAACAGACTCGTGCAGCATCCGGGGGACCAAGTCGTGGGCGGTCTGAAGATGGTCCTCTGTATGCACTACTCTATGCCCATGTTTCTGGTCTGCGGAATGTACGCAGGTTGCCGTAAACGCATGAATGCAGGCTCTAGCGCTGTCAGCACCAGGAGATGAGACACTCGTTTCGTTATGGTAGGCGGCAGCGACAGTTGATTCAAGGAGCACTCGGTCTACAAACGGAAACATTCTGGAAAGGATTGAATTCTCCCACTCGTCATGCAGCTGACACAGGATTCCCTTGTCCGGAAGCGGTACTGCATGCGCGACCCCATTGGGCGTTGATGGGTCGAGTATAGATGGCCTTGGTGACGTATACTCGAGCTTTACATCTTCGCCGGTGCGTTCCTTAATCCACTGGCGGCCAGTAGCGGAGAAGAATGGCAGGCCATTGAAAGTGCATAAATTCCCGAGAGCATGTCCTCCGACATGGAGATTGTTCTGGGGCCCGACAGTAAGAGTAAAGGTCAAGTCCGGTCCACTCTGTCTTAATGGCGGGCCCGATTGGTGATTCAGAGCTACACCTATTCACAGAATGATCAGTGTCTCCCTCGAACAAACACAAAGTCTCAAACAAACTAATATGATGGTTAAAGGGGCATAATATGTTTGTTTACCTTTTGAAGCAAGCGGTATTTCGGTGGAACTAATCCGTTGGGAGCTTAGACGAGTCAGGATATAAACAGAACTACATTGACAAACAGTACCTTGGAGAGTCATGGGATCTAGAGCGTTCCTGGATACGTTCCTGGTTGCGTTTAAAAGTACAAGGaagatcatggtgatggcaCCAATTGCAGCGTGGCGTTGCTGCATCACACTGAATCTAGATTGGGTTAGTATCGGGGTGGACAAACAACGTAAGGCATTGTGAATAGGTAGTAATCTGTACCTTCCTCTTGTAGCAGGCATCACAAGCGCGACAAATTCTCTGCCGACGCTTGGGCCGAGGTTTCGCTATACTAGACGGTCTTGACTGCATGCTTGGACGGGAACAACAGCAAGCTGTACTTGGTTGTAGCTACTAGAAACCCGTCGGATGGCAGCGGCGATCAATGTATGGGGCGCATCACGTGAGGTCGCCATCGCGAAGATACTACTACGAAGTTCAAACAATCCAGCTAtgaaactatataaaaagcaTACGCATTTATTTAATGAGAATCGTCCGGGTATAGGTCGtcaaagaaaacaagaaaagcaTGAGATGGTCATTCATCGCTCGGCTGGAAAAAGGAGTATGCTATGATAGACTAATACACAAAGGCGGGTGAGCCTTTTACACGACCTGCTTCTGCCCGTGAGAAAGAGACATCGACATAGAAAGAAATCCCACTGCTGCCAGGAATTCGTTACTGGAACAACAGGGTGCCCACGAGGAGTGATATCTAGgaacaaacaagaaaagtGAGGGAGGGTCATGCAAGTTATGCAAAAAGGATAACTGCACATAAGAGGGGGGGCAAGAAGAGGGAATAAACGGAAATAACGggtaaagaagaaaaatcgACCCATAGACCCAGCGCACAATCCCTGCTGAGCATCGGAGCAGAATACAAGATGGGACAAACTATGAAATAGAACCAGCGGAGaatcagaaagaaaaggtatGAAGGAAGGATCGAAGGTTAGTAACTTGAAGAACAAGACGAGCTTTTCAAGGTGTTATCGAATGCACAATTTATGTCATGCGCCAGCAGAAGGCATGATGTGCTAGCCAAAATGATCATTTGTCCATCTTCTGCCAGCTGTTCAGGTAAGCCATCAGCCCAACGCCGAGGAGCACCACTCCAAGCATAGAAGCAAAAGGACTGGATTGCTCTAAGACGTCGTGGCGGTGTGATTGTGTCGCAAACGTCGTGCTTGCGTTGTCCACCGCTTTTGTAGCTGACGGCGTCGCAGTGAGCTGTGGTTGCTCAGCGCACACGCTGCCCTTCTCTTCGGCGGATTCTTGTGGCTCAGATGGAGAaccagcaggagcaggagcatcTGTCTGCGCACCAGACACTACTTTGCCCTGAGTACGCTCTGCGCGCTCTTGCCGCAGAGTTTCAATCATCTCCGCCAGCGACTTCCGCGCCTCAACAGTCTCATTCTCCGCGACTTCTGCCCGGTCTTTGAACATTGTGacctgcttcttcatctcctccatctccagtaTCATTGACTCGAGACGACGTTGTAAAGCATCTGTTTGACTTTCTGCCATCGACTCCTTTTCAGAAGCGGGTGCATCAGAATCGATCGAAGCTCCGGCATCTGGCAGCGTAGTCTTTGACTCTTCCATTTCAGTCAAGTTCTTGGTGCTGTCTTCGGCTTCAGCATCTGCGGTGAGGCCGGGAGCAGGCTGAATGGATTTCATCTCCAAACTAcgggccttctcctcggcagATTCACGAGCATTTCGTTCCTGAATCAGCAACGCTTCTAGCTCCTTAACACGAGCACCCTGGCTATCGAGCTCCCTTTTGGCGGAGGACAGAGCCTCAATGAGAGACAAAATCTGGCTATTTTCACGTGTAACGGGCGAGTTCGGGCCAAGCTTAGACTTTTCTGTCTCGGATCGCTTCAACGGCGATAG
It contains:
- a CDS encoding uncharacterized protein (COG:K;~EggNog:ENOG410Q1NG;~InterPro:IPR036864,IPR007219,IPR001138;~PFAM:PF00172;~TransMembrane:1 (o272-293i);~go_function: GO:0000981 - DNA-binding transcription factor activity, RNA polymerase II-specific [Evidence IEA];~go_function: GO:0003677 - DNA binding [Evidence IEA];~go_function: GO:0008270 - zinc ion binding [Evidence IEA];~go_process: GO:0006351 - transcription, DNA-templated [Evidence IEA];~go_process: GO:0006355 - regulation of transcription, DNA-templated [Evidence IEA]) → MQSRPSSIAKPRPKRRQRICRACDACYKRKIQCDAATPRCNWCHHHDLPCTFKRNQERIQERSRSHDSPSSTEIPLASKGVALNHQSGPPLRQSGPDLTFTLTVGPQNNLHVGGHALGNLCTFNGLPFFSATGRQWIKERTGEDVKLEYTSPRPSILDPSTPNGVAHAVPLPDKGILCQLHDEWENSILSRMFPFVDRVLLESTVAAAYHNETSVSSPGADSARACIHAFTATCVHSADQKHGHRVVHTEDHLQTAHDLVPRMLHESVTIDGLQAVLMISLCSLVVTGNILILEMLLTSAIRFVFHLDGHLAPVYIDDDQFRRSLHVRELFWICYVMDKEFSLRAGHPPCLDESQCDLSLPDIHHTAPEFLAVIRLAMLQSEVYHRLYSLKALRQTDAQLLGAIRDLDSALEVWRVSIPTNFRPRLVDRETNAMDTPNTIFQLHYLYCMSMIHQASGRCSAWVQNHDTSEAGSSLAISVEASRSMLQKFLDDRLDINKTNLRFTLPYFLTAICHLFSNILFNPTHGGIDDDLELFMSVPTHIRSRVPPEIPRLSAYHIKLFENFVMELGRLASSAINKARAGSQHVN